DNA sequence from the Ovis canadensis isolate MfBH-ARS-UI-01 breed Bighorn chromosome 2, ARS-UI_OviCan_v2, whole genome shotgun sequence genome:
TTTCTCTGTGGCTTCCACCAAATCCCACGTCTGCGAGACCTGTGACTCCAATACCTCTCCTGGTCTCCAAACAGCACAGCCAAGTTCACGGTCTTGGCTGTTTCAAATACAGGAAAACTGGACCGTACAGGGAAGGTTGATAAAAACCTCAGGATACTGAATACACCACTGAGATGAGCTAGTTTACAGTGTGACTCGAGGAACAAAAAgggcaatcaaaaaaaaaaaacacaaaaaaatcctCCAAAATATAAGTTATAGACATTCAGTGCCTCCTAGCAGAGTCTAaatcaaattggaaaaaaaaaggcaaaaactgctaaaatgttaggaaaaaaattattaaggaGTGGAGACAGTTATCTTATACttctttgaaaatgtctttttttctctcttatattaaaaagcaaaaggtcagctttatattcttaaaagtctcctttcctgatttggggaGATAGATAGGTGTGTTTCTAAGGCGGCTGCCCCCTGACACCCAGGGGTATCGTAAAGGCAGCAGCTCAATGCCCTGAAGGTGAACGAGAACAAAGTCCAGTGCAGAAGCTGTCCATCTGATGCAGTTTGGAGAATCCATGGCAGGGCAGCTGGGGAGGAGTGGGGCGTGACAGGGTCAGGAagactgggggcgggggtggcgggcAGTAGGGGGACCAcagggtgaaggacagagagcGTCAAGTCACTTCAGATCTCAGCTGCCTGAACATTTCACAACATCAGTTTGTACAATCTGCACACCTGAAAATGGAGTCTTTTAAAGCCCCCTCACTGAGAAAAGGAAGTGAAGCGTCTTCCCTCTTTCCCAAACACTCAGCTTTCCTGACACGCCCAGTTTAATGCACACACGCCCACGAgggggcatgcatgcatgcaccaggggagtgtgtgtgtgcacgtgtgtgcaacACTTCGGGAGCCACGCAGACGAGCACAGAGCTGcccgtgcacacacatgcacacacacactgaaaaaaaGCACTTAAGTTTCCAGGGGGCGTTTATAATGAGGTCCACAGTGTTTAGAACttaaattccttttctttgtttgcGACAGtgttgtgtgggttttttttccttctttgaacgttctcttttctttctctctttcatgtttttttttcaatctggaaGTCTTAAAGCATGTTGGATTTCAGAAACATGAGTTTGTTCATATCTTCTGGACTGAGCAGTCGCCTCCTTTTGATGAGAAGTGCTTGTTCACACATATTTACACACCCGCTCCTGGCCCCCACGGCTGGTACCGCGAGGAGCCAGAAGGCGAGCTTGGCGAGTTTTGTGTGCTTTTGGGTCACGCACGACCAGTACTGGAAGAGATCGGGGGTGGCCTGGAAGAGGGGCTCCTGCAGGTAATCGTACACTTCATTCTTCCCGAGCCGGTCATCCTCCTGGGTGGCAGGGTTTTCTCCGGGGGCGGAACGGGGCTTCTTGGCTGCGGGCTCGAAGTCGGCCTCCTCAGTCCAGGACTCCTTGACCTCGTTGATGAGCTCGCACACCTTGCCGATGATCTCCTCGTGCTGGTAGGGGGGCACGGGCCGCAGCTTCTGCTGCGGGTCTAGGATCATGGCCACCTTGTGCGCTGGGTGCACCTTGAAGTTCTCCTTGAGCGCCTCCAGGAAGAGGTGGCACAGCTTGCTCACGGTGCCCGCGTCATTGGCCTTGGCCGTGAACAGCTTCTCCAGCCTGACGTAGGTGGGGAGCACCAGCTGCAGGGTGGGCTGGCTCTCGTTGCTCAGCTCGATGACCGCCTGCTTCACCGGCGTCAGGATGGCCGCCAGGTTGCTGAGCAGGTGCTTATTGAGGCTCTGGATGAGGTTCATCTTCTTGGCCCGGCTGTAGAACTCGCAGATTTGCTCGTAGCGCTCGTGTACCAGCAGCAGCGAGTCCGTGACCGAGTTCCAGCAGGGCGGCGGAGAGGTCTCCTCCAGCGAGCCGAAGGTCTCCTTGGCGAGGCCGGTGGAGCCCGCCAGGTCCTCGCACACGTTGAGCAGCTCGATGACCTCGTGCATGCTGCGGGCCTGCAGCGTCCGCTTGCTCAGCACGCTCTGCACCACCGAGTTCAAGGCACAGGCTGAGCAGCGCAGGCACATGCCAGCCTTGGAGAAGGCAGACGTGCTCACCCGGCAGTCCGTCACGTACACTGTCCTGATCTCCGACATCACGAACTCTGACAGCACGTTCTGCACCCAGTGGTGCACCAGGTCGCCGCTGTCGCGAATGTCCGCGCCCTTCACGCCTAGCACGTAGCTCTTGATGTGGTTGCCCTCGGCCTGGTAGGCCGTGAGGATGTAGCAGGAGTCGGGGCCGACACTCTGCGAGTGGCAGGTCACGCCGATGCCCAGGCAGGCGTTGCTGCCCAAGGCGCACGtgaccttcaccttcacctggtTGTACATGCGCGGCAGGTGCTTCAGCGCCAGCGTATTG
Encoded proteins:
- the ZNF618 gene encoding zinc finger protein 618 isoform X33; this translates as MNQPGGAAAPQADGASAAGRKSAASRERLKRSQRSSKLEGPEPAPAEASLSAEQGTMTEVKVKTELPDDYIQEVIWQGEAKEEKKAVSKDGTAGDVPAEICVVIGGVRNQQTLGSYECGICGKKYKYYNCFQTHVRAHRDTEATSGEGASQGNNFRYTCDICGKKYKYYSCFQEHRDLHAVDDPFDQGVVATDEVKEEPPEPFQKIGPKTGNYTCEFCGKQYKYYTPYQEHVALHAPIKSAFSRRVEGKAQNHFEETNSSSQNSSETASPLISNPFPLLQKPYTCGACGIQFQFYNNLLEHMQSHAADNENNIASNQSRSPPAVVEEKWKPQAQRNSANNTTTSGLTPNSMIPEKERQNIAERLLRVMCADLGALSVVSGKEFLKLAQTLVDSGARYGAFSVTEILGNFNTLALKHLPRMYNQVKVKVTCALGSNACLGIGVTCHSQSVGPDSCYILTAYQAEGNHIKSYVLGVKGADIRDSGDLVHHWVQNVLSEFVMSEIRTVYVTDCRVSTSAFSKAGMCLRCSACALNSVVQSVLSKRTLQARSMHEVIELLNVCEDLAGSTGLAKETFGSLEETSPPPCWNSVTDSLLLVHERYEQICEFYSRAKKMNLIQSLNKHLLSNLAAILTPVKQAVIELSNESQPTLQLVLPTYVRLEKLFTAKANDAGTVSKLCHLFLEALKENFKVHPAHKVAMILDPQQKLRPVPPYQHEEIIGKVCELINEVKESWTEEADFEPAAKKPRSAPGENPATQEDDRLGKNEVYDYLQEPLFQATPDLFQYWSCVTQKHTKLAKLAFWLLAVPAVGARSGCVNMCEQALLIKRRRLLSPEDMNKLMFLKSNML
- the ZNF618 gene encoding zinc finger protein 618 isoform X35 is translated as MNQPGGAAAPQADGASAAGRKSAASRERLKRSQRSSKLEGPEPAPAEASLSAEQGTMTEVKVKTELPDDYIQEVIWQGEAKEEKKAVSKDGTAGDVPAEICVVIGGVRNQQTLGSYECGICGKKYKYYNCFQTHVRAHRDTEATSGEGASQGNNFRYTCDICGKKYKYYSCFQEHRDLHAVDDPFDQGVVATDEVKEEPPEPFQKIGPKTGNYTCEFCGKQYKYYTPYQEHVALHAPIKSAFSRRVEGKAQNHFEETNSSSQNSSEPYTCGACGIQFQFYNNLLEHMQSHAADNENNIASNQSRSPPAVVEEKWKPQAQRNSANNTTTSGLTPNSMIPEKERQNIAERLLRVMCADLGALSVVSGKEFLKLAQTLVDSGARYGAFSVTEILGNFNTLALKHLPRMYNQVKVKVTCALGSNACLGIGVTCHSQSVGPDSCYILTAYQAEGNHIKSYVLGVKGADIRDSGDLVHHWVQNVLSEFVMSEIRTVYVTDCRVSTSAFSKAGMCLRCSACALNSVVQSVLSKRTLQARSMHEVIELLNVCEDLAGSTGLAKETFGSLEETSPPPCWNSVTDSLLLVHERYEQICEFYSRAKKMNLIQSLNKHLLSNLAAILTPVKQAVIELSNESQPTLQLVLPTYVRLEKLFTAKANDAGTVSKLCHLFLEALKENFKVHPAHKVAMILDPQQKLRPVPPYQHEEIIGKVCELINEVKESWTEEADFEPAAKKPRSAPGENPATQEDDRLGKNEVYDYLQEPLFQATPDLFQYWSCVTQKHTKLAKLAFWLLAVPAVGARSGCVNMCEQALLIKRRRLLSPEDMNKLMFLKSNML
- the ZNF618 gene encoding zinc finger protein 618 isoform X28; this encodes MNQPGGAAAPQADGASAAGRKSAASRERLKRSQRSSKLEGPEPAPAEASLSAEQGTMTEVKVKTELPDDYIQEVIWQGEAKEEKKAVSKDGTAGDVPAEICVVIGGVRNQQTLGSYECGICGKKYKYYNCFQTHVRAHRDTEATSGEGASQGNNFRYTCDICGKKYKYYSCFQEHRDLHAVDDPFDQGVVATDEVKEEPPEPFQKIGPMNNITSEIFKKKEVRQCQKRETGNYTCEFCGKQYKYYTPYQEHVALHAPIKSAFSRRVEGKAQNHFEETNSSSQNSSETASPLISNPFPLLQKPYTCGACGIQFQFYNNLLEHMQSHAADNENNIASNQSRSPPAVVEEKWKPQAQRNSANNTTTSGLTPNSMIPEKERQNIAERLLRVMCADLGALSVVSGKEFLKLAQTLVDSGARYGAFSVTEILGNFNTLALKHLPRMYNQVKVKVTCALGSNACLGIGVTCHSQSVGPDSCYILTAYQAEGNHIKSYVLGVKGADIRDSGDLVHHWVQNVLSEFVMSEIRTVYVTDCRVSTSAFSKAGMCLRCSACALNSVVQSVLSKRTLQARSMHEVIELLNVCEDLAGSTGLAKETFGSLEETSPPPCWNSVTDSLLLVHERYEQICEFYSRAKKMNLIQSLNKHLLSNLAAILTPVKQAVIELSNESQPTLQLVLPTYVRLEKLFTAKANDAGTVSKLCHLFLEALKENFKVHPAHKVAMILDPQQKLRPVPPYQHEEIIGKVCELINEVKESWTEEADFEPAAKKPRSAPGENPATQEDDRLGKNEVYDYLQEPLFQATPDLFQYWSCVTQKHTKLAKLAFWLLAVPAVGARSGCVNMCEQALLIKRRRLLSPEDMNKLMFLKSNML
- the ZNF618 gene encoding zinc finger protein 618 isoform X30, whose product is MNQPGGAAAPQADGASAAGRKSAASRERLKRSQRSSKLEGPEPAPAEASLSAEQGTMTEVKVKTELPDDYIQEVIWQGEAKEEKKAVSKDGTAGDVPAEICVVIGGVRNQQTLGSYECGICGKKYKYYNCFQTHVRAHRDTEATSGEGASQGNNFRYTCDICGKKYKYYSCFQEHRDLHAVDVFSVEGAPENRADPFDQGVVATDEVKEEPPEPFQKIGPKTGNYTCEFCGKQYKYYTPYQEHVALHAPIKSAFSRRVEGKAQNHFEETNSSSQNSSETASPLISNPFPLLQKPYTCGACGIQFQFYNNLLEHMQSHAADNENNIASNQSRSPPAVVEEKWKPQAQRNSANNTTTSGLTPNSMIPEKERQNIAERLLRVMCADLGALSVVSGKEFLKLAQTLVDSGARYGAFSVTEILGNFNTLALKHLPRMYNQVKVKVTCALGSNACLGIGVTCHSQSVGPDSCYILTAYQAEGNHIKSYVLGVKGADIRDSGDLVHHWVQNVLSEFVMSEIRTVYVTDCRVSTSAFSKAGMCLRCSACALNSVVQSVLSKRTLQARSMHEVIELLNVCEDLAGSTGLAKETFGSLEETSPPPCWNSVTDSLLLVHERYEQICEFYSRAKKMNLIQSLNKHLLSNLAAILTPVKQAVIELSNESQPTLQLVLPTYVRLEKLFTAKANDAGTVSKLCHLFLEALKENFKVHPAHKVAMILDPQQKLRPVPPYQHEEIIGKVCELINEVKESWTEEADFEPAAKKPRSAPGENPATQEDDRLGKNEVYDYLQEPLFQATPDLFQYWSCVTQKHTKLAKLAFWLLAVPAVGARSGCVNMCEQALLIKRRRLLSPEDMNKLMFLKSNML
- the ZNF618 gene encoding zinc finger protein 618 isoform X26 — protein: MTEVKVKTELPDDYIQEVIWQGEAKEEKKAVSKDGTAGDVPAEICVVIGGVRNQQTLGSYECGICGKKYKYYNCFQTHVRAHRDTEATSGEGASQGNNFRYTCDICGKKYKYYSCFQEHRDLHAVDDPFDQGVVATDEVKEEPPEPFQKIGPKTGNYTCEFCGKQYKYYTPYQEHVALHAPISTAPGWEPPDDPDTGSECSHPEVSPSPRFVAAKTQTNQSGKKAPASVVRCSTLLHRTPPATQTQTFRTPNSGSPASKATAESAFSRRVEGKAQNHFEETNSSSQNSSETASPLISNPFPLLQKPYTCGACGIQFQFYNNLLEHMQSHAADNENNIASNQSRSPPAVVEEKWKPQAQRNSANNTTTSGLTPNSMIPEKERQNIAERLLRVMCADLGALSVVSGKEFLKLAQTLVDSGARYGAFSVTEILGNFNTLALKHLPRMYNQVKVKVTCALGSNACLGIGVTCHSQSVGPDSCYILTAYQAEGNHIKSYVLGVKGADIRDSGDLVHHWVQNVLSEFVMSEIRTVYVTDCRVSTSAFSKAGMCLRCSACALNSVVQSVLSKRTLQARSMHEVIELLNVCEDLAGSTGLAKETFGSLEETSPPPCWNSVTDSLLLVHERYEQICEFYSRAKKMNLIQSLNKHLLSNLAAILTPVKQAVIELSNESQPTLQLVLPTYVRLEKLFTAKANDAGTVSKLCHLFLEALKENFKVHPAHKVAMILDPQQKLRPVPPYQHEEIIGKVCELINEVKESWTEEADFEPAAKKPRSAPGENPATQEDDRLGKNEVYDYLQEPLFQATPDLFQYWSCVTQKHTKLAKLAFWLLAVPAVGARSGCVNMCEQALLIKRRRLLSPEDMNKLMFLKSNML
- the ZNF618 gene encoding zinc finger protein 618 isoform X38, whose translation is MTEVKVKTELPDDYIQEVIWQGEAKEEKKAVSKDGTAGDVPAEICVVIGGVRNQQTLGSYECGICGKKYKYYNCFQTHVRAHRDTEATSGEGASQGNNFRYTCDICGKKYKYYSCFQEHRDLHAVDDPFDQGVVATDEVKEEPPEPFQKIGPKTGNYTCEFCGKQYKYYTPYQEHVALHAPIKSAFSRRVEGKAQNHFEETNSSSQNSSEPYTCGACGIQFQFYNNLLEHMQSHAADNENNIASNQSRSPPAVVEEKWKPQAQRNSANNTTTSGLTPNSMIPEKERQNIAERLLRVMCADLGALSVVSGKEFLKLAQTLVDSGARYGAFSVTEILGNFNTLALKHLPRMYNQVKVKVTCALGSNACLGIGVTCHSQSVGPDSCYILTAYQAEGNHIKSYVLGVKGADIRDSGDLVHHWVQNVLSEFVMSEIRTVYVTDCRVSTSAFSKAGMCLRCSACALNSVVQSVLSKRTLQARSMHEVIELLNVCEDLAGSTGLAKETFGSLEETSPPPCWNSVTDSLLLVHERYEQICEFYSRAKKMNLIQSLNKHLLSNLAAILTPVKQAVIELSNESQPTLQLVLPTYVRLEKLFTAKANDAGTVSKLCHLFLEALKENFKVHPAHKVAMILDPQQKLRPVPPYQHEEIIGKVCELINEVKESWTEEADFEPAAKKPRSAPGENPATQEDDRLGKNEVYDYLQEPLFQATPDLFQYWSCVTQKHTKLAKLAFWLLAVPAVGARSGCVNMCEQALLIKRRRLLSPEDMNKLMFLKSNML
- the ZNF618 gene encoding zinc finger protein 618 isoform X25, whose amino-acid sequence is MTEVKVKTELPDDYIQEVIWQGEAKEEKKAVSKDGTAGDVPAEICVVIGGVRNQQTLGSYECGICGKKYKYYNCFQTHVRAHRDTEATSGEGASQGNNFRYTCDICGKKYKYYSCFQEHRDLHAVDDPFDQGVVATDEVKEEPPEPFQKIGPKTGNYTCEFCGKQYKYYTPYQEHVALHAPISTAPGWEPPDDPDTGSECSHPEVSPSPRFVAAKTQTNQSGKKAPASVVRCSTLLHRTPPATQTQTFRTPNSGSPASKATAAESAFSRRVEGKAQNHFEETNSSSQNSSETASPLISNPFPLLQKPYTCGACGIQFQFYNNLLEHMQSHAADNENNIASNQSRSPPAVVEEKWKPQAQRNSANNTTTSGLTPNSMIPEKERQNIAERLLRVMCADLGALSVVSGKEFLKLAQTLVDSGARYGAFSVTEILGNFNTLALKHLPRMYNQVKVKVTCALGSNACLGIGVTCHSQSVGPDSCYILTAYQAEGNHIKSYVLGVKGADIRDSGDLVHHWVQNVLSEFVMSEIRTVYVTDCRVSTSAFSKAGMCLRCSACALNSVVQSVLSKRTLQARSMHEVIELLNVCEDLAGSTGLAKETFGSLEETSPPPCWNSVTDSLLLVHERYEQICEFYSRAKKMNLIQSLNKHLLSNLAAILTPVKQAVIELSNESQPTLQLVLPTYVRLEKLFTAKANDAGTVSKLCHLFLEALKENFKVHPAHKVAMILDPQQKLRPVPPYQHEEIIGKVCELINEVKESWTEEADFEPAAKKPRSAPGENPATQEDDRLGKNEVYDYLQEPLFQATPDLFQYWSCVTQKHTKLAKLAFWLLAVPAVGARSGCVNMCEQALLIKRRRLLSPEDMNKLMFLKSNML
- the ZNF618 gene encoding zinc finger protein 618 isoform X29; its protein translation is MNQPGGAAAPQADGASAAGRKSAASRERLKRSQRSSKLEGPEPAPAEASLSAEQGTMTEVKVKTELPDDYIQEVIWQGEAKEEKKAVSKDGTAGDVPAEICVVIGGVRNQQTLGSYECGICGKKYKYYNCFQTHVRAHRDTEATSGEGASQGNNFRYTCDICGKKYKYYSCFQEHRDLHAVDVFSVEGAPENRADPFDQGVVATDEVKEEPPEPFQKIGPMNNITSEIFKKKEVRQCQKRETGNYTCEFCGKQYKYYTPYQEHVALHAPIKSAFSRRVEGKAQNHFEETNSSSQNSSEPYTCGACGIQFQFYNNLLEHMQSHAADNENNIASNQSRSPPAVVEEKWKPQAQRNSANNTTTSGLTPNSMIPEKERQNIAERLLRVMCADLGALSVVSGKEFLKLAQTLVDSGARYGAFSVTEILGNFNTLALKHLPRMYNQVKVKVTCALGSNACLGIGVTCHSQSVGPDSCYILTAYQAEGNHIKSYVLGVKGADIRDSGDLVHHWVQNVLSEFVMSEIRTVYVTDCRVSTSAFSKAGMCLRCSACALNSVVQSVLSKRTLQARSMHEVIELLNVCEDLAGSTGLAKETFGSLEETSPPPCWNSVTDSLLLVHERYEQICEFYSRAKKMNLIQSLNKHLLSNLAAILTPVKQAVIELSNESQPTLQLVLPTYVRLEKLFTAKANDAGTVSKLCHLFLEALKENFKVHPAHKVAMILDPQQKLRPVPPYQHEEIIGKVCELINEVKESWTEEADFEPAAKKPRSAPGENPATQEDDRLGKNEVYDYLQEPLFQATPDLFQYWSCVTQKHTKLAKLAFWLLAVPAVGARSGCVNMCEQALLIKRRRLLSPEDMNKLMFLKSNML
- the ZNF618 gene encoding zinc finger protein 618 isoform X27, encoding MTEVKVKTELPDDYIQEVIWQGEAKEEKKAVSKDGTAGDVPAEICVVIGGVRNQQTLGSYECGICGKKYKYYNCFQTHVRAHRDTEATSGEGASQGNNFRYTCDICGKKYKYYSCFQEHRDLHAVDVFSVEGAPENRADPFDQGVVATDEVKEEPPEPFQKIGPKTGNYTCEFCGKQYKYYTPYQEHVALHAPISTAPGWEPPDDPDTGSECSHPEVSPSPRFVAAKTQTNQSGKKAPASVVRCSTLLHRTPPATQTQTFRTPNSGSPASKATAESAFSRRVEGKAQNHFEETNSSSQNSSEPYTCGACGIQFQFYNNLLEHMQSHAADNENNIASNQSRSPPAVVEEKWKPQAQRNSANNTTTSGLTPNSMIPEKERQNIAERLLRVMCADLGALSVVSGKEFLKLAQTLVDSGARYGAFSVTEILGNFNTLALKHLPRMYNQVKVKVTCALGSNACLGIGVTCHSQSVGPDSCYILTAYQAEGNHIKSYVLGVKGADIRDSGDLVHHWVQNVLSEFVMSEIRTVYVTDCRVSTSAFSKAGMCLRCSACALNSVVQSVLSKRTLQARSMHEVIELLNVCEDLAGSTGLAKETFGSLEETSPPPCWNSVTDSLLLVHERYEQICEFYSRAKKMNLIQSLNKHLLSNLAAILTPVKQAVIELSNESQPTLQLVLPTYVRLEKLFTAKANDAGTVSKLCHLFLEALKENFKVHPAHKVAMILDPQQKLRPVPPYQHEEIIGKVCELINEVKESWTEEADFEPAAKKPRSAPGENPATQEDDRLGKNEVYDYLQEPLFQATPDLFQYWSCVTQKHTKLAKLAFWLLAVPAVGARSGCVNMCEQALLIKRRRLLSPEDMNKLMFLKSNML
- the ZNF618 gene encoding zinc finger protein 618 isoform X34, yielding MNQPGGAAAPQADGASAAGRKSAASRERLKRSQRSSKLEGPEPAPAEASLSAEQGTMTEVKVKTELPDDYIQEVIWQGEAKEEKKAVSKDGTAGDVPAEICVVIGGVRNQQTLGSYECGICGKKYKYYNCFQTHVRAHRDTEATSGEGASQGNNFRYTCDICGKKYKYYSCFQEHRDLHAVDVFSVEGAPENRADPFDQGVVATDEVKEEPPEPFQKIGPKTGNYTCEFCGKQYKYYTPYQEHVALHAPIKSAFSRRVEGKAQNHFEETNSSSQNSSEPYTCGACGIQFQFYNNLLEHMQSHAADNENNIASNQSRSPPAVVEEKWKPQAQRNSANNTTTSGLTPNSMIPEKERQNIAERLLRVMCADLGALSVVSGKEFLKLAQTLVDSGARYGAFSVTEILGNFNTLALKHLPRMYNQVKVKVTCALGSNACLGIGVTCHSQSVGPDSCYILTAYQAEGNHIKSYVLGVKGADIRDSGDLVHHWVQNVLSEFVMSEIRTVYVTDCRVSTSAFSKAGMCLRCSACALNSVVQSVLSKRTLQARSMHEVIELLNVCEDLAGSTGLAKETFGSLEETSPPPCWNSVTDSLLLVHERYEQICEFYSRAKKMNLIQSLNKHLLSNLAAILTPVKQAVIELSNESQPTLQLVLPTYVRLEKLFTAKANDAGTVSKLCHLFLEALKENFKVHPAHKVAMILDPQQKLRPVPPYQHEEIIGKVCELINEVKESWTEEADFEPAAKKPRSAPGENPATQEDDRLGKNEVYDYLQEPLFQATPDLFQYWSCVTQKHTKLAKLAFWLLAVPAVGARSGCVNMCEQALLIKRRRLLSPEDMNKLMFLKSNML
- the ZNF618 gene encoding zinc finger protein 618 isoform X37, whose product is MTEVKVKTELPDDYIQEVIWQGEAKEEKKAVSKDGTAGDVPAEICVVIGGVRNQQTLGSYECGICGKKYKYYNCFQTHVRAHRDTEATSGEGASQGNNFRYTCDICGKKYKYYSCFQEHRDLHAVDVFSVEGAPENRADPFDQGVVATDEVKEEPPEPFQKIGPKTGNYTCEFCGKQYKYYTPYQEHVALHAPIKSAFSRRVEGKAQNHFEETNSSSQNSSETASPLISNPFPLLQKPYTCGACGIQFQFYNNLLEHMQSHAADNENNIASNQSRSPPAVVEEKWKPQAQRNSANNTTTSGLTPNSMIPEKERQNIAERLLRVMCADLGALSVVSGKEFLKLAQTLVDSGARYGAFSVTEILGNFNTLALKHLPRMYNQVKVKVTCALGSNACLGIGVTCHSQSVGPDSCYILTAYQAEGNHIKSYVLGVKGADIRDSGDLVHHWVQNVLSEFVMSEIRTVYVTDCRVSTSAFSKAGMCLRCSACALNSVVQSVLSKRTLQARSMHEVIELLNVCEDLAGSTGLAKETFGSLEETSPPPCWNSVTDSLLLVHERYEQICEFYSRAKKMNLIQSLNKHLLSNLAAILTPVKQAVIELSNESQPTLQLVLPTYVRLEKLFTAKANDAGTVSKLCHLFLEALKENFKVHPAHKVAMILDPQQKLRPVPPYQHEEIIGKVCELINEVKESWTEEADFEPAAKKPRSAPGENPATQEDDRLGKNEVYDYLQEPLFQATPDLFQYWSCVTQKHTKLAKLAFWLLAVPAVGARSGCVNMCEQALLIKRRRLLSPEDMNKLMFLKSNML
- the ZNF618 gene encoding zinc finger protein 618 isoform X31, producing MTEVKVKTELPDDYIQEVIWQGEAKEEKKAVSKDGTAGDVPAEICVVIGGVRNQQTLGSYECGICGKKYKYYNCFQTHVRAHRDTEATSGEGASQGNNFRYTCDICGKKYKYYSCFQEHRDLHAVDDPFDQGVVATDEVKEEPPEPFQKIGPKTGNYTCEFCGKQYKYYTPYQEHVALHAPISTAPGWEPPDDPDTGSECSHPEVSPSPRFVAAKTQTNQSGKKAPASVVRCSTLLHRTPPATQTQTFRTPNSGSPASKATAAESAFSRRVEGKAQNHFEETNSSSQNSSEPYTCGACGIQFQFYNNLLEHMQSHAADNENNIASNQSRSPPAVVEEKWKPQAQRNSANNTTTSGLTPNSMIPEKERQNIAERLLRVMCADLGALSVVSGKEFLKLAQTLVDSGARYGAFSVTEILGNFNTLALKHLPRMYNQVKVKVTCALGSNACLGIGVTCHSQSVGPDSCYILTAYQAEGNHIKSYVLGVKGADIRDSGDLVHHWVQNVLSEFVMSEIRTVYVTDCRVSTSAFSKAGMCLRCSACALNSVVQSVLSKRTLQARSMHEVIELLNVCEDLAGSTGLAKETFGSLEETSPPPCWNSVTDSLLLVHERYEQICEFYSRAKKMNLIQSLNKHLLSNLAAILTPVKQAVIELSNESQPTLQLVLPTYVRLEKLFTAKANDAGTVSKLCHLFLEALKENFKVHPAHKVAMILDPQQKLRPVPPYQHEEIIGKVCELINEVKESWTEEADFEPAAKKPRSAPGENPATQEDDRLGKNEVYDYLQEPLFQATPDLFQYWSCVTQKHTKLAKLAFWLLAVPAVGARSGCVNMCEQALLIKRRRLLSPEDMNKLMFLKSNML
- the ZNF618 gene encoding zinc finger protein 618 isoform X32; the protein is MTEVKVKTELPDDYIQEVIWQGEAKEEKKAVSKDGTAGDVPAEICVVIGGVRNQQTLGSYECGICGKKYKYYNCFQTHVRAHRDTEATSGEGASQGNNFRYTCDICGKKYKYYSCFQEHRDLHAVDDPFDQGVVATDEVKEEPPEPFQKIGPKTGNYTCEFCGKQYKYYTPYQEHVALHAPISTAPGWEPPDDPDTGSECSHPEVSPSPRFVAAKTQTNQSGKKAPASVVRCSTLLHRTPPATQTQTFRTPNSGSPASKATAESAFSRRVEGKAQNHFEETNSSSQNSSEPYTCGACGIQFQFYNNLLEHMQSHAADNENNIASNQSRSPPAVVEEKWKPQAQRNSANNTTTSGLTPNSMIPEKERQNIAERLLRVMCADLGALSVVSGKEFLKLAQTLVDSGARYGAFSVTEILGNFNTLALKHLPRMYNQVKVKVTCALGSNACLGIGVTCHSQSVGPDSCYILTAYQAEGNHIKSYVLGVKGADIRDSGDLVHHWVQNVLSEFVMSEIRTVYVTDCRVSTSAFSKAGMCLRCSACALNSVVQSVLSKRTLQARSMHEVIELLNVCEDLAGSTGLAKETFGSLEETSPPPCWNSVTDSLLLVHERYEQICEFYSRAKKMNLIQSLNKHLLSNLAAILTPVKQAVIELSNESQPTLQLVLPTYVRLEKLFTAKANDAGTVSKLCHLFLEALKENFKVHPAHKVAMILDPQQKLRPVPPYQHEEIIGKVCELINEVKESWTEEADFEPAAKKPRSAPGENPATQEDDRLGKNEVYDYLQEPLFQATPDLFQYWSCVTQKHTKLAKLAFWLLAVPAVGARSGCVNMCEQALLIKRRRLLSPEDMNKLMFLKSNML